The DNA segment GACATCATATCTAGGAGTAATAACGAATTTTTGCAAGTACTCTCAACATATCAGGATCCTTCTAACTCCTTAGCCGCTAAAAATGTGGCGAATGGCATATCGACCGTATCTCGAGGAACCTGCAAAGGCAAGCCGACTGTTTGTGAtacattccgttttcagttACAATCACTAGTTGATGTTTTACAATCAACAACGCCTTGGTATGTTAGGTGTATAAAACCCAACTCAGATAAAGTACCGAATAAATACGATAAGAAATTGGTCTTGGACCAactgaaatatttaggtatGCTAGATATAATAAGGATCCGAAAAGATGGATTTCCGGTACACATGAGTTTCGAAGATTTTCTAGACCGATATCATTGCATAGCAAGTGGTGAATTGCCATCTGATGCCCAGAAGGCCTGCCATACAATTCTATCTAGTCATAATTTACCAAATACGAATTGGCAATTAGGAAAATCCAAAGTATTTTTAAGATCCTACGTTCATGAATTTCTAGAGGATAATAGATTCAACATCTTATACTCTAAAGCCGTGCTTATTCAACGAATCTTCCGAGGTTATGTTGCTAGAAAATCGTACCTGAGAATAAGGAATGCGGTGTTGAGAATTCAACACTCTTACCTTGGATGGAAATTGAGAATTGAGTTCTTGAGGAAACGTAGAGCTGTCATAGTGATCCAAAGTCATTTACGTGGAGTATTCGCGAGAGAAGTAGCATCTGCTCTGAAGGAAATGAAGAGAGTGGATGAAGAAATGAAAAAGAGGGAGAGACTGGAAGAAGAACGTCGAATCAGAGAGGCGAAAGAGGCAGAAGAAGCCCTCAAGAAACAGAAGGAAGCAGAATCGAATGAGAAAGATCATGAAGTAGAGGAGGATAGAGAATCATTCAATGACCTACAAGAAAGTGAAAAGTGAGTATTCAGCCATATGTGTAGATGTGGATTATTCAATTTTATCATGTTTTGTTATTTGGCGAAATTCTAGGGCCGCCGAGCAAGAAATAGCTGCACTTTCACACATTGCGCAACAGCTCAAGCCGAAGCTCGTGGAAACTGTTACGGAATCTGTGGATCTAGACAACTTATTTGCCTTCTTGTCAGACGTGCAGCCCAACAGGAACCACATCATTGATGAAATTGGTGAAAAAATGAACGAACTGGTTGAGGATCTGGATGTTGAACTGGAAACAGTCATCCAACAGGAACTGGAAGGGCTAAACCAGGAACAACCCCAGCCTACCCCCCCACGTTTAGGGCATCCCACATTACCAGAACCTTCCGGACCTCCTCCACCGCCTCCTTGTCCTCCCCCGCCAATGACTCCCATAGTAGAGAGTCCGGTGGAAGAGAGCAAGAGTAGGAGTGATAGTGAACACATATACGAGGCTGTGTTGCCAAGGGAGGTGCCTGTTCCGATCTCTCCCCCACCCTTACCTGCACCTCCCAAACTTCCCTCCGATTCCCCGAAATCAACTCCGCACATGTCAAGGTCGAACAGCACGATTATTTCTTCAAGAGTAAGTTCGAAAACTGTTCAATGCGATTTTTTTTACCGATTATTTTCCAGCCACAATCTTGGAGGTATCCATCGGAATCAGAGCAACCGTTCAATGTTGAAAGGGAGCAGAGGAGAAAGCTGAGAGTTGAAAAGAAACTGCAGGAGTTCGCTGAAAATCACGAGAAAGATACTCATGTTGAAGATCAGTTCTTCGATCTCGTTGATTTCGCCAAGGCGCATTTTAACGCACACGAGAGAAGTCCGGAGGGTACTATAATAGCTACGTTGACTAGAAAGAGGCCCAGTTGCGAAATGATCCCCGTCGAAGATATGGTTACTTTTTACAAGGGAACCACCATACCTTGTTCTCATATCCATATGTACGATCCTGATAATATTAACATAGCTTGCACCATATTCCGGGATCTTGCGAGGTATCTGCGAGGAGAATTGAGCGCTGAAAAAGAACTTCAAGCCATTCAATCGATGATAGGACACGCAATAGAGAGGGAAGAATTGAGAGATGAAGTGTTGGTGCAACTCATGCGACAAGCTACCAACAATCCCATCATGGACTCCACCGAGAGAGTATGGTTGGTGCTCTGCCTTTGCGTAGTGTCGTTTAAACCGTCTAAATTGCTGTCCAAATATTTCATATCGTTTCTGAAAAAGAACGCGATGCAAGGGGGGAAGATATCTCAGTATGTGCAGTGGTGTTTGGACAATTGTAATAACATCAAAGTTACCGTCAGGGAACTTCCACCTTCATCTGTTGAAGTTGCGGTAAGTTACCTAATAATAATATTTGAGGCTGACTGACGGTCAATTGAAATCGTTTCAAGGCCATGAAAAGATTGGGAACCATAGTGTGCAGATTCTTCTTCTTGGACGGAAGGACCAAAGCTATCGATGTGCATCCAACGGACACGGCTGGTGAAGCCGCCAGGAAATTGGCAGAGCGGTTGGGTTTGAAGAACTTGGACGGATGGGCTATTTACCAGAGCACTTCGGAAGGCGAAGAACATGTCCGACATCATCATTATCTGTATGACGTCATAGCTAAATGGGAAATGTAGGTGGTTTCAGATTTTCCTAATACTTTGGTGATTATgtgatgaatattttcagaatgcAACAAAAAGCGAATGCGCCTTCTGGGTTGTCTACGTTAGGAAGACGAAGCACTAATGTTGGGTTGAGTGGGGGAGAAAATAGGTTCATTTTCAAAAAACGACTATTCAGATCGAACCGAGAGCTCAGTCAAGATCCAGTTGAGGTTAATTTGTTATACGCGCAAGCTGTACATAGCGTTGTTAAAGTAGGTTTCCCAATCTCGAAACGAATAATAAACTACCATTTTCTCTTTATCGGCTgattaaattaatatttttcagtgTGATGATTTCCCCGTCACCGAAAAAGTGGCCCTTCAATTGGCTGGACTCCAGGCTCAAGTTGCCCTCGGTAATCCGAAAGATAACAGCAAATTAGAATATTATACAGACATCGATACGTTTTTACCATATAGAATTAGTAGGACTCGAGGTGCTGATGTGTGGGTAAGCAACCTTCCCTTTTTATGACAGGGGTGACTGGTGACGTAAGGGACAAAAGCTCAATGTAGATATAttagattttcgattttttttgtgtGCTGATGGAGAATGCGTATAGTAATCCTGTGAAAAATCCTCATGGGACATTTAAACCCCCAATCTTTattcagtttgaggtcctctatctTCAATGAGCTATAGTCCCTTCTGTCACCAGTCACTTTGtatatttctataatttttgtttcagttagtaatttttatttatttccaaaaaattcgaAGGCACATTGAAGAGTATTGATACTCTTATTAATTATAATTAAGAAAACTGAGTTTATCAACGCTTTGTAGTAGCTCATTTGATATTTAAATTTATGTGATGATTGTAGAAAAAAGTGTAATTTTTCTTGCATGTTCCTCTAATTCTGGCATGTTGTATAGTCCAGAAACCAACTGAGTTGCAAGAGAATTATTAGAAAATTGCCAGACATCTTTTGGTGATACATGAATGCATGCATGACATGGACTGAAGAATCTCAAGTATACATATAGGAATGTTTTTTAAGGTTAGAAATGAAGTATCCTTCATATTCTATCACTTTGGGTCCGTCTCTAACCGCTACTTCTTCTCGACAACTTTCACTTGTCTGTATTCCTTCTGTGCAGTTTagggtgtatttttttttaatgcgaCTTGATTTTTTGCTGCTTCTTTAGTTTTCTGTCAGCTGTTGCATGTTGCATCTTGttatatcaatgaaaaaacCTATTTTCTGTTTCGCTTCCATCGTTTAATTGTTATCGCACctttttatgaatattttttgtgtgaaataaataaatatttgtttcttTGGGATGTTACCTCAAAATGAATGGTTTTctgcacaaatttttttttaggtacCTATCATCGCTCAAGCACACAAGCAATATGGTTCCAATAGGTCCGAATTGACCGCGAAAGCGTTATATCTTTCTTGCGTGATGCAGTATCCCTTATATGGCACCACTATGTTCTCCGTCACCTATAAAGGTTATTGGCTGCACAATAACAACCTGATATTGGGCATCAATTGTGACGGGATCATGCTTATAAAGAAAGATGATAAGTTCGTTTTACACGACTATCATTACCAAGAGATAGAAAGTATTATGCTAGATCCAAGCGACTGCTTCATAACGATAACACTGCAGAGGCATATGAATGACAACAATCACAGATGCTTCGTTTTCGAAACCAAGCAGAAAAATGAAATCGGTTCACTCATTGCCAGTTATTATCCCAATTTGGCCGGATGGATTATCGAAAATGATCAACCGACCAAGAAAATGAAAGGTAGATTcacaattaaattaaaaaatttaattggaTAATTTCCGTACTTGTTATAATATATCAGGGGAAGTAGAAAAACAATGTCTTGAATTTTCCAGCTATCACGAATGAAGATAGAATCAGAATTCATCACAATCTGGTAAACTGTAGAAGAGCCATGATAGATCACGATATGCTTCGTAAGCCGGTTGAATCTGGAGGTAGTTTCTTGAAGAACACTCTACGTCGTCTGAGTAAGAACAAGTTGGACAAATTGAGACAGGAGCATGGAGGAGACACGAATGAGACTTATAAGGGTTTCCACTACGGTTTCTGGGCATTTACCAGGCAAGCTCTCCCTCAGAGCATAAGCAGACTACCGGAACCAGAAGAACAAATCATGCTTCAAGTATTTCAGATCATGCTAACATATGCAGGACTTGGTCagaatggtgagtttatgcaaaAGCGAAACGGGTCATGTGACTATACCATCGGAGGCTGTCAAATTAACGTCAAAACGTTCATTGGAAAGAGTGTAACATTCGACTGGGCATTCACAATTGAATATGACAATTGGCGTGTCGTTTTCGCATCTTCCaaggtttttttttcgattccaaCGATTTTATcgcttttttttcgaaattccatGATAGTCAAAGATGGTTCTAAAGAGGGATTTTTTGAcgatttttcgaattttgtgtttttgtatgttattgagaaaaacgtaaaataaaaaatatctatcgATATAGTAGATGTACCGGCAAACTAGTAACTACTGAAGAGAGACAAGAGTATACAGAAATAAAACTTAATATTTGAGTAGTGTGGTCATGCTAACATCGTTTCAGGTGAATCTATTAAACGCGTTGAAGACGAACACGTGAGCCTTCTACAAACCATACTGGACAGATGCATGAGGAAAGACTCGCTCCTGTGCGAATTGTTCTTGCAACTCGTCAAGCAGACCACCGACCATCCGGATCCGAATTCGCGCGTCAATTTGCGGCACTGGGCCTTACTCTGTCTGGCCTGCTCGGTCATTCTCCCGCCGAACAAGGCGGTCAGGCGGTACCTCATCGCCCACTTGAAAAAGTGCAGCGCCGACCACGTGACCGAGGAAGGAAAATACGCCCGATTCGCGGAAAAATGCCTGCTCAAGACGCAGGGAACGCGGAGGAGGCAGTGGCCCCCATCGAAGGAGGAAATTCTGTGTACGATCAATCGGAGACCGGTCTACGCCAGATTCCATTTCATGGACGGCCAATATCATTCGGTGGAATTTCATCCGTCTTCCACTGCCAAGGACGTTCTGGAGATCGTGAAGGATAAGGTGGGACTACAAGGGGATGCCAGAGGTAAAAGTATACATATATTTGGTTtagtttattttcatatttatatttgtaGGTTACGCTATCTATGAAGTTCTGGGGAATTCGGAGAGAAGTTTGGCGGGAGAAGAAAAAGTGACTGATGTTATGGCTAAATGGGAGAGGTACAGGGCCGCTTCGGCCGCTAACACGTTGACCAATGCGCCGGGTTCGAAGCGTGCTAGGCCTCAGCATCACTTCTTCT comes from the Coccinella septempunctata chromosome 2, icCocSept1.1, whole genome shotgun sequence genome and includes:
- the LOC123308677 gene encoding myosin-I heavy chain, coding for MAQSELSALGLPDGGVQDMTWLSVLNEDVINGNLKLRYEKDQIYTFTGSILVAVNPYKDLNIYSQNFVNKYRGKKIGTQEPHVFALAEASYASLQSDNPNGTHKNQSLVISGESGAGKTETTRFILQYLCSVTSQVSTWVEQQILEANTILEAFGNAKTVRNDNSSRFGKFMQLCFDAKWMIAGCIVQDYLLEQSRITFQGPGERNYHVFYMLVEAAKQNNDLATNLHLKDVGFYNYLNQSDCLKIEDEERTLDRLMLAFNVLQVPGNMCNGIFQTLSAILWLGNLTFEDIDGEKCRLTTQDEEIMNILSALLSLDKEDLRQVVLIRQINVRGNITEIPLKLQEAIENRHAMAKALYSRTFAWLINHINTCTNPGQDSSRFLGVLDIFGFENFAVNSFEQLCINYTNEKLHKFFNHYVFALEQEIYQEECIMFNHIDFKDNSSCLELLEKPPRCVLRLLTEQCHLPKGCDASYILTLHSEFEGHERYVKGDDKRRWEREFGIKHYAGCVTYNVKGFVDKNRDVQQDVFFDIISRSNNEFLQVLSTYQDPSNSLAAKNVANGISTVSRGTCKGKPTVCDTFRFQLQSLVDVLQSTTPWYVRCIKPNSDKVPNKYDKKLVLDQLKYLGMLDIIRIRKDGFPVHMSFEDFLDRYHCIASGELPSDAQKACHTILSSHNLPNTNWQLGKSKVFLRSYVHEFLEDNRFNILYSKAVLIQRIFRGYVARKSYLRIRNAVLRIQHSYLGWKLRIEFLRKRRAVIVIQSHLRGVFAREVASALKEMKRVDEEMKKRERLEEERRIREAKEAEEALKKQKEAESNEKDHEVEEDRESFNDLQESEKAAEQEIAALSHIAQQLKPKLVETVTESVDLDNLFAFLSDVQPNRNHIIDEIGEKMNELVEDLDVELETVIQQELEGLNQEQPQPTPPRLGHPTLPEPSGPPPPPPCPPPPMTPIVESPVEESKSRSDSEHIYEAVLPREVPVPISPPPLPAPPKLPSDSPKSTPHMSRSNSTIISSRPQSWRYPSESEQPFNVEREQRRKLRVEKKLQEFAENHEKDTHVEDQFFDLVDFAKAHFNAHERSPEGTIIATLTRKRPSCEMIPVEDMVTFYKGTTIPCSHIHMYDPDNINIACTIFRDLARYLRGELSAEKELQAIQSMIGHAIEREELRDEVLVQLMRQATNNPIMDSTERVWLVLCLCVVSFKPSKLLSKYFISFLKKNAMQGGKISQYVQWCLDNCNNIKVTVRELPPSSVEVAAMKRLGTIVCRFFFLDGRTKAIDVHPTDTAGEAARKLAERLGLKNLDGWAIYQSTSEGEEHVRHHHYLYDVIAKWEIMQQKANAPSGLSTLGRRSTNVGLSGGENRFIFKKRLFRSNRELSQDPVEVNLLYAQAVHSVVKCDDFPVTEKVALQLAGLQAQVALGNPKDNSKLEYYTDIDTFLPYRISRTRGADVWVPIIAQAHKQYGSNRSELTAKALYLSCVMQYPLYGTTMFSVTYKGYWLHNNNLILGINCDGIMLIKKDDKFVLHDYHYQEIESIMLDPSDCFITITLQRHMNDNNHRCFVFETKQKNEIGSLIASYYPNLAGWIIENDQPTKKMKAITNEDRIRIHHNLVNCRRAMIDHDMLRKPVESGGSFLKNTLRRLSKNKLDKLRQEHGGDTNETYKGFHYGFWAFTRQALPQSISRLPEPEEQIMLQVFQIMLTYAGLGQNGESIKRVEDEHVSLLQTILDRCMRKDSLLCELFLQLVKQTTDHPDPNSRVNLRHWALLCLACSVILPPNKAVRRYLIAHLKKCSADHVTEEGKYARFAEKCLLKTQGTRRRQWPPSKEEILCTINRRPVYARFHFMDGQYHSVEFHPSSTAKDVLEIVKDKVGLQGDARGYAIYEVLGNSERSLAGEEKVTDVMAKWERYRAASAANTLTNAPGSKRARPQHHFFLFKKHLFMDQFINLDDPVEKELLYHQVLHDLRTDRFPITDKEAMMLTALQAQLELGDLEDILHDYRRIAAHCLPARMVPSLPQEGVTMHHQSLKGMTSAEAKQAFLNLIQSWPLHKATIFDVMQSFTSNWPRVLWLAVDQTGLHLLEHRSRNALCTYEYSSILSYSPALNCLMIITGSDRKQSKVILTTSQAFQIATLIREYMSELYGESIETKAAASANKNGSRPTSCLRSSIPLIPHQPS